The Vidua macroura isolate BioBank_ID:100142 chromosome 2, ASM2450914v1, whole genome shotgun sequence DNA window CAGCAAAGATGCCCAGGCTGAACAGAGCctaaaaaagatgaaaacaaggaaaaagtaatttaaaaccccccttttttttttttgcctcaccTAATTTATGTTTACATTTATTGCTCACTAAGCCCAAATAATGAATGGGAACAGCTGCTAATGGAGTGAGATTGGTACAGATTTGAGGTTGCTTTAATTTGCTGTTGATTAAAAACTGAACTGCAGGTAAAGCTTGTTAAGGGTTTTCACCaatatttgcattctttcattaGGAAACTCCTAATTGGGATTTTCCTTTGGAGAAAAAATCAATGGAATATCCCTTTTCTTTACAAGCCTTTGTTCTAAAAGCTGTGGCATCTGAAATTCTGGGTGACCTCAACTGCTGTCAGATTTCACTGGAAATTGGCCCAAGGGAAAACCAAGAGGGGccatttgttattttaatacaaaacaatgtggattttgaaataaataaatcagtctACATCTCATCCTCCACCACCTGGAGACACAAAATCCACTAAAATCAACCTCTGTACCTCAGGCCACCAACCCCAATCTAACCCTGGTATCCTCATCCTAATTctagaattaattaattaaaaaattaatgttaatGTTCAAGCTAGATTGGATGGGAAATTGTTGCACTGTTTaactttttctcttaaaatgtgtttctttcttctcaggCTTTATTTGCCCAAATCCAAATCCCAGAAGTTTCTTGCTAACGTTGGAGAGAAGGTTCTGGCCAGTTTTCCTGTGCAAGCCACAATTCACTTCTACAATGATGATGCTGAGTCTGAGGAAGAGCCCTGAAAGACCCAGAAtccacattaaaaaatgaagaactTCAAAGAGAACTGTCAGGAATGGATGGACAAACATCTGACCAAACAGAGAAATCTGGCAGAGctcaaaaggaaattatttataattctctttccaaggaaaatgaGTCAAAGCACTGGAAAATGGGAGGAAATCCTTTTGTGTTTTTAGAGACTTTCACAAAAGACTTAAATCAGGTTCATTTCAGTAGCACAGATAAAGAAAATTGGCAGCATTGTACTGAGTCTTTATTTTAAACACTGCAGTCctgaggaaacaaaaatttcatTGATTATGAGGCTGAATAATGTAATGTACAgccccaaaataacccaaaggctttcaaactgaaattaggcaaggaattaattcaaaTGTTGCTTACTGGCTCCATGGGATATATTTATTCTGCTAGAAATGCTGAATGCCTCACCCATTTCCAGTACAACCCACAGGTTCTACCCAACATTTGTGATATTTCCTGGGGTTCTGCCGTTCTCTTCTTATCAGATTATCCCtccagccagaaaaaaaaaaaaaaaagtcagcctTGATTAAAACCcacaatttaatttaataccACATTAAAACTTGCATTTTGTGGCACCTGCTGTGCCTTCCCCACAATGTTTTTCATGCTCAGAGAGTTTCTCAGCACTTGCCTTGCTACCAGCACCTCTAAATACctcaaatattaaatatttgccCCCACTAGgtttaaaatcttttctttttaatgttccTTAACTCCAACCAAAACTGCCATGGTTTCCCCAGTGATAGAAATGAGATGCCTGACTCAGCCAATACATCAAGCAGCaattcaatttattaatttattaattaatatggtAACCTATGAGCAAAGACAGCGCTGGGTGCCGTGGTGGGGGTTTTCCCCTCCAACTGCACGCTGATTGTTGGGCTTGCTGCTCTTTATTGATCATACTCCTGCATATTCATAAGCTTTTCCCAGTAGTTTCTATTTCCCATTTCTTACACGGGCTT harbors:
- the RIPPLY3 gene encoding protein ripply3, with protein sequence MLPARDGESQEMPEMDGQGINWRSKGALGFQHPVRLYLPKSKSQKFLANVGEKVLASFPVQATIHFYNDDAESEEEP